One part of the Anopheles coustani chromosome 2, idAnoCousDA_361_x.2, whole genome shotgun sequence genome encodes these proteins:
- the LOC131262275 gene encoding THO complex subunit 4 codes for MVDKIEMSLDEIIKSQKGSRGPRGGGRAGGAGRPSRRPTSGASSRNGFRSNQPRNGAVGSGGGGVLKGRNRGGISRARFGRGDVNSAWKHDMYDGPRKGGRSLTTGGGAGAGGSSGGVTKLLVSNLDFGVSETDINELFIEFGPLKNASVHYDRSGRSLGTADVIFERRADAIKAMMQYNGVPLDGRPMSIQLATSEIPTARPARPAPIPSSSSRSPRKPTGGRTSGGKPPARRGGAGGGGGGAGGRRQPRETKTAEELDAELDAYTKDMK; via the exons atggtcgACAAAATTGAGATGAGCCTTGATGAAATCATCAAGTCGCAGAAAGGTTCCCGTGGACCTCGTGGAGGAGGCCGCGCCGGCGGAGCCGGTCGGCCAAGCCGTCGTCCAACCAGCGGAGCAAGCAGCCGTAATGGATTCCGCTCGAACCAGCCGCGCAACGGAGCCGTCGGTAGCGGCGGTGGCGGAGTCCTCAAGGGGCGCAATCGTGGCGGAATTTCCCGCGCACGCTTCGGGCGG GGCGACGTAAACAGCGCATGGAAACATGATATGTACGATGGACCCCGCAAGGGGGGCCGTTCGCTGACGACGGGTGGCGGCGCAGGTGCAGGAGGATCATCCGGCGGAGTCACGAAGCTCCTGGTTTCGAACCTGGACTTTGGCGTGTCGGAGACGGACATCAACGAGCTGTTTATCGAATTTGGACCCCTGAAGAACGCTTCGGTGCATTACGATCGTTCGGGTCGTTCCCTTG GAACGGCGGATGTGATCTTTGAGCGGCGCGCGGATGCCATTAAAGCAATGATGCAATACAATGGAGTACCTCTAGACGGGCGGCCGATGAGCATTCAGCTGGCGACCTCTGAAATACCCACCGCGCGTCCAGCGCGTCCCGCGCCAATTCCGTCCAGTTCATCGCGATCCCCGCGCAAACCGACCGGAGGACGAACAAGCGGAG GAAAACCGCCTGCACGTCGCGGTGGTGCtggaggtggtggcggtggcgctGGAGGAAGACGCCAGCCACGAGAAACGAAGACCGCTGAAGAGCTGGACGCCGAACTGGATGCGTACACCAAAGACATGAAGTAG